The nucleotide sequence CAGGACAGAAGCCGGAAAAGGCTGGAAGATGCCCTACGCCAAGATGTACGAAGATCTAAAGGCCCGCACTCGCGGCCGCATCGTCCAAGGCGATGGAGATCCGGCGGCAGAATGCCTCGCCTTCACTACGAACCCAACAGATACTAAGAACCCCGTCAGCGTCACGCATGACGATCTCTGGGTCGAGTTGACCTATCGGTTCGAAATGGACGGATGAGGCAGGAACGGGGGTTGACCTGCATGGGCTCCGCGCTGGAGCAGAATGAACTTGGAGGGAAAACATGAACCAGACCGCGAAAATGGATGCTGCAGGACCGCCCAGCCGCAATCTGGTCGTTTGCTGCGATGGTACGTCCAACCAGTTCACCGCCGACCGCACGAACGTTGTCAAGCTCTGCGAGCTTATCGTCAAGGATCGCGATCGGCAGCTCGTCTATTACCATCCTGGGGTAGGCACCAAAGCGCCCCCGGGCTTCGTCACAGGCATCGGAACGCGCCTCGCCAAGCTCGCGGGCCTTGCGTTCGGTTATGGTCTGAAGCGCGACATTGTCGACGCGTACGTTTTTGTGATGACGCATTTCAGGCCGGGCGATCGCCTGTTCATCTTCGGCTTCAGCCGGGGTGCTTACACGGCGCGCGCCCTGGCGGGACTGATCAAGATGTATGGACTGCTGATGCCCGGAAATGACGCCCTCGTGTCTTACTTAGTCGACATGTTCTGGGCGATCGATCGGGCACGCAACAGCGAGCAGCGAAAGATGGCCTATTTTCGGCTTGCCGCCGAGTTCAAGGCAACGCTTTCGACAGACGAGTGCAAGCCGCACTTCGTCGGCGTCTGGGATACAGTAAGTTCCGTCGGCTGGGTCGGGTCTCCGGCGGCGCTGCCACACACCTACGACAATCCGGACATTGCCGTCTTAAGGCATGCGATCGCGCTTGACGAAAAGCGCGCCTTCTTCCGCACCAACAAGGCGGCAATTGTCGAGGGAAGGGATATCCGGCAAATCTGGTTTGCTGGCGACCACTGCGATGTCGGTGGCGGTTATAGGGAAACGGAAAGCGGCCTGTCGCGTCTCGCGCTCGCCTGGATGCTGGAGGAGGCCGAAGCAAATGGACTCGTGGTCGACGACATCGCCAGAA is from Rhizobium gallicum bv. gallicum R602sp and encodes:
- a CDS encoding T6SS phospholipase effector Tle1-like catalytic domain-containing protein, yielding MNQTAKMDAAGPPSRNLVVCCDGTSNQFTADRTNVVKLCELIVKDRDRQLVYYHPGVGTKAPPGFVTGIGTRLAKLAGLAFGYGLKRDIVDAYVFVMTHFRPGDRLFIFGFSRGAYTARALAGLIKMYGLLMPGNDALVSYLVDMFWAIDRARNSEQRKMAYFRLAAEFKATLSTDECKPHFVGVWDTVSSVGWVGSPAALPHTYDNPDIAVLRHAIALDEKRAFFRTNKAAIVEGRDIRQIWFAGDHCDVGGGYRETESGLSRLALAWMLEEAEANGLVVDDIARSGLVQQIALDPENKNRKIHRSLTWKWWAAEFVPKRRYDAATGRTSRRWNFFRARDPGEAPIVHDSVWTLPGYLVPDGVRRASDVWPKQTSPTASIVANSLSARQLDPPDSEPPGQAT